A genomic region of Rhizobium sp. NXC24 contains the following coding sequences:
- a CDS encoding helix-turn-helix transcriptional regulator translates to MGFQTASTNNFQGILFRHRHRDMSAFNTISQELIDAWLQSDATISPENLYSTVIGRLNIKMALSVVTTAADDPYDWRFRRVRDFGFRSPQLDRMKQQFPDAALRDLDRRFIDDAIIAAYSRALEAKRPAIDLVRTKLLGVRIGYERLILPQKCDAKPRWCVSLVEGRFFISPMQEAKTDITDDNIIQLLIEGQATKEIAELLHLSPRTIEHRIDRLKNRFEARNLVHLVAKLVATQVSRRANDERTDALPDQ, encoded by the coding sequence GTGGGGTTCCAGACGGCATCAACTAACAATTTTCAGGGCATTCTTTTCAGACATCGACATAGAGACATGAGTGCATTCAACACGATTTCCCAAGAACTTATCGATGCGTGGTTGCAGTCCGACGCGACAATCTCCCCGGAAAACCTCTATTCGACGGTGATAGGACGGCTGAATATCAAAATGGCACTCTCCGTCGTCACGACGGCAGCCGACGATCCTTACGACTGGCGATTTCGCCGGGTGAGAGACTTCGGATTCAGAAGCCCTCAACTGGATCGGATGAAGCAGCAGTTTCCCGATGCCGCGCTGCGTGACCTCGACCGACGCTTTATCGATGATGCGATCATTGCCGCCTACTCGCGGGCCTTGGAGGCGAAGCGCCCCGCGATTGACCTGGTGAGAACGAAGCTTCTCGGTGTCCGGATCGGCTACGAGCGCCTGATCCTGCCGCAGAAATGCGACGCGAAACCCCGTTGGTGCGTCAGCCTGGTCGAAGGGCGTTTCTTCATTTCTCCGATGCAGGAGGCGAAGACCGACATCACGGACGATAATATCATCCAGCTTCTTATCGAGGGGCAGGCCACGAAAGAAATCGCCGAGCTTCTGCACCTGTCGCCAAGGACGATCGAACACCGGATTGACAGGCTGAAGAACCGATTTGAGGCGAGGAACCTGGTCCATCTGGTGGCGAAGCTAGTTGCCACTCAGGTCAGCCGCCGTGCAAACGACGAGAGGACGGACGCCCTCCCCGATCAATGA
- a CDS encoding flagellin, with protein MTTINTNTSAIAALQTLRIISGTLERTQAEVSSGLRVATASDNAAYWSISTMMRSDARSMSAAQDAMAFGAAKIDTTYAGIEATIEVVDAFKSRIVAAMESGVDRTKIQGELEQLKQQAVSIATSVSFSGQNWLNTDIADIYDQSSSRTSLTTGFVRQGSSVRVTTTDVGLAGLSLFNTTGGGLLEKDDRSPGTIGGLRNTDTFTYGGGAIQSFTFDGPLVFTDDSTAITFQMVLDADDPSNTTSPGGGTTVSVTLNRTLMDQVYPTLNGMISSRDQFAWLVRQAIIPLGAQFASQSGTTDGYALLSLETSGLTGSSIQVLNVSSTLADGKTGGLAATGTDYGSRPAVVSYWDGPFNVHSTAQIYVPIRINGTITTLEITRDTVDQALGTTTGDVTSADDLATVLNAAMQAQNVGVTATNAGGYILYEADEIINKASGSKTSIGIGRAYDGYGDLADFDLLDIDITSDTADLDRYLDGVESMLGKLTNAGSMLGSLKRRNDMQSEFLDTLMDSIDRGVSRLIDADMEEASARMNALQTQQQLAIHSLQIANSQPQALLSLFQ; from the coding sequence ATGACGACCATTAACACGAACACTTCAGCTATCGCAGCGCTTCAGACTTTGCGGATCATTTCCGGGACACTGGAAAGAACGCAGGCTGAGGTTTCTTCCGGGCTCAGAGTGGCAACGGCATCGGATAATGCCGCCTATTGGTCCATTTCGACCATGATGCGGTCGGATGCCCGTTCCATGTCAGCGGCCCAGGATGCGATGGCTTTCGGAGCCGCGAAGATCGACACCACCTATGCCGGCATCGAGGCCACCATCGAAGTGGTCGACGCATTCAAGTCCCGGATCGTCGCCGCTATGGAATCCGGAGTTGACAGGACGAAGATCCAGGGCGAACTGGAACAGCTCAAGCAGCAGGCGGTCTCGATCGCAACGTCGGTGAGCTTCAGTGGCCAGAACTGGTTGAACACGGACATTGCTGACATCTACGACCAGTCCAGCAGCCGCACCTCCCTCACGACAGGATTCGTCCGCCAGGGATCATCGGTCAGGGTCACCACTACGGATGTCGGTCTTGCCGGATTGTCTCTGTTCAACACTACGGGCGGCGGCCTTCTGGAGAAGGACGACCGCAGCCCAGGCACGATCGGTGGTCTGCGCAATACAGACACCTTCACCTATGGCGGCGGAGCCATCCAGAGCTTCACGTTCGATGGCCCGCTCGTCTTCACCGACGACTCGACCGCGATCACCTTCCAGATGGTTCTCGATGCCGACGATCCGTCGAACACGACCTCTCCTGGCGGCGGGACTACCGTGAGCGTGACGCTGAACCGGACCCTCATGGATCAGGTCTACCCGACCCTGAACGGAATGATCTCCTCGCGCGACCAGTTTGCATGGCTCGTGCGCCAGGCGATCATTCCGCTGGGAGCGCAGTTTGCCAGCCAGAGCGGGACGACCGACGGATACGCGCTCCTGTCCCTCGAGACCTCCGGGCTAACGGGATCGTCCATCCAAGTGCTCAATGTCTCCTCGACGCTGGCTGACGGAAAGACCGGCGGCCTTGCGGCGACCGGAACGGACTATGGCTCGCGCCCGGCGGTCGTCAGCTACTGGGACGGACCATTCAACGTCCATAGCACCGCGCAGATCTATGTCCCCATCAGGATCAACGGCACCATAACGACTCTCGAGATCACCCGCGACACAGTAGATCAGGCGCTGGGGACGACGACGGGTGACGTGACCTCGGCCGACGACCTCGCGACAGTCCTCAATGCCGCGATGCAGGCGCAGAATGTCGGCGTGACGGCGACGAATGCAGGAGGCTACATCCTCTACGAAGCGGACGAGATCATTAACAAGGCGTCGGGAAGCAAGACCTCCATCGGCATCGGCCGTGCCTATGACGGATACGGAGACCTCGCGGACTTCGATCTTCTCGATATCGACATCACCTCCGACACCGCCGATCTGGATCGCTATCTGGACGGCGTCGAGTCCATGCTCGGCAAACTGACGAATGCCGGATCGATGCTGGGCTCCCTCAAGCGGAGGAATGACATGCAATCGGAATTCCTCGACACGCTGATGGATTCAATCGACCGAGGCGTATCCCGTCTGATCGATGCCGACATGGAGGAGGCTTCGGCGCGCATGAATGCTCTGCAGACACAACAGCAACTCGCCATCCACAGCCTTCAGATCGCGAATTCGCAACCCCAAGCTCTTCTCAGCCTGTTCCAATGA
- a CDS encoding methyltransferase domain-containing protein has translation MTANRRASLEEIRAFHAKMMAAASNSHDERLERIFELVPREAFLGPGPWQIKVNRRYIETPGADPSILYQNALVALDRTKGINNGEPFLHAAWIGVAAPKSGDTVIHIGAGTGYYTALLSMLVLPNGHVHAFEIEEDLANRARANLEPFEGISLVHGDATTLALPNADLIYVNAGVIAPPASWLKALRPAGRIIFPWQASKKAGLAVLITRTETGYAARPLMPSWFIPCVGASDVDQCSKSPSRDDAWSIRKVWLTEDRAPDESAAAIYRDLWFSKAGDGEQ, from the coding sequence GTGACTGCAAATCGCCGTGCCAGTTTGGAAGAGATACGGGCCTTTCACGCGAAAATGATGGCTGCCGCCAGCAATTCCCATGATGAAAGGCTTGAGCGGATTTTCGAGCTTGTACCGCGCGAAGCGTTCCTGGGTCCTGGGCCTTGGCAGATAAAGGTCAATCGGCGCTACATTGAAACGCCCGGCGCCGATCCCTCCATTCTTTATCAGAATGCGCTCGTCGCTTTGGACAGAACCAAAGGCATCAATAATGGGGAGCCGTTCCTGCATGCGGCCTGGATCGGGGTTGCCGCCCCGAAGTCCGGCGACACCGTAATCCATATTGGCGCGGGGACGGGGTACTATACGGCGCTCCTGTCGATGCTGGTGCTGCCAAATGGCCATGTTCATGCGTTCGAAATCGAAGAGGATTTGGCCAACCGTGCACGCGCAAATCTGGAGCCATTCGAGGGAATTTCCCTCGTCCATGGCGATGCGACCACTCTGGCGCTGCCGAATGCCGATCTCATCTACGTAAATGCCGGCGTAATCGCCCCACCGGCATCGTGGCTTAAAGCATTGCGGCCCGCAGGCCGGATCATCTTTCCGTGGCAAGCCAGCAAGAAGGCAGGGCTTGCTGTCCTGATCACCCGCACGGAAACTGGCTACGCAGCACGGCCTTTGATGCCGTCATGGTTCATTCCCTGCGTCGGCGCCTCGGATGTGGACCAATGCAGCAAGTCTCCGAGCCGTGACGACGCCTGGTCGATCCGGAAGGTTTGGCTGACCGAGGATCGCGCGCCCGATGAATCCGCCGCCGCGATCTACAGGGATCTTTGGTTCTCAAAAGCCGGTGACGGCGAACAATAA
- a CDS encoding FAD/NAD(P)-binding protein: protein MTTCSDDQSRDRPVIAIIGGGISGAAVAFHLLQSEALQPGQLFIFEPRARLGAGLAYDTRDPAHRINVPAAKMSLFPDDLEHFQRWLQENNALEGDQTAVAANGSLFPRRGLFGRYINAMVQPFIDGGAITHVAERVADVRRLDDRWVITGEAGRRLEADILVIATSHPSPLPPRSLQNALAGHPRFVADPTRPDALDAIRPGDRVLVVGNGLTSADVIASLELRGHKGPITAISRRGLRSRGHAPVKQELFGDFVSQPSRTALDLLRRVRAAIRKAEGEGWTWHAVIDQVRAQGGDLWQAMPLSERRRVVRHLRPFWDVHRFRVAPQVEAVSEEAISTGRLDVLAASVASVEAKGEVIDCTLRLSRSGRSLDRQFDAVVVTTGPGHRGILGSQGWIGALADAGYLAIDATGLGLACNTASLALGADGKTAPSLLISGPLARGTFGELMGLPEVVEHAVFVAEQVASAIAQNAPEHTQRKHNKPKVDSSAA, encoded by the coding sequence ATGACCACTTGTTCTGACGATCAATCGCGTGATCGGCCCGTCATCGCAATCATCGGCGGCGGCATTTCGGGGGCGGCGGTTGCTTTTCACTTGCTGCAATCGGAAGCGCTGCAGCCCGGTCAACTCTTCATTTTCGAACCGCGCGCCAGGCTCGGGGCGGGGCTTGCCTATGATACCCGCGACCCCGCGCATCGCATCAATGTGCCGGCAGCTAAGATGAGCCTGTTTCCTGACGATCTCGAACATTTCCAGCGCTGGCTTCAAGAGAATAATGCGCTGGAAGGCGACCAGACGGCGGTCGCGGCGAATGGCAGCCTGTTTCCGCGGCGCGGGCTTTTTGGTCGTTATATCAATGCCATGGTGCAGCCTTTTATCGATGGCGGTGCCATCACCCATGTCGCGGAAAGGGTTGCGGATGTCCGGCGGCTGGATGACCGATGGGTGATCACGGGCGAGGCAGGGCGGCGCTTGGAGGCGGATATTCTCGTCATCGCCACAAGCCATCCGTCGCCTCTGCCGCCGCGGTCATTGCAAAATGCGCTTGCCGGTCATCCGCGTTTCGTCGCGGACCCGACGCGGCCGGATGCGCTCGATGCCATCCGCCCCGGCGATCGGGTGTTGGTGGTCGGTAACGGCCTGACCTCCGCCGACGTCATCGCCTCGCTGGAGCTGCGTGGTCATAAAGGACCGATCACCGCAATTTCCCGACGCGGGCTGCGATCGCGCGGGCATGCGCCGGTGAAGCAGGAGTTGTTCGGCGATTTCGTCAGTCAGCCGTCACGGACAGCGCTTGATCTTCTGAGGCGCGTGCGCGCCGCTATTCGTAAGGCAGAAGGCGAGGGATGGACTTGGCATGCGGTGATCGATCAGGTGCGCGCGCAGGGAGGAGATTTATGGCAGGCAATGCCGCTCAGCGAGCGTCGTCGTGTGGTGCGGCATTTGCGGCCCTTTTGGGATGTGCATCGCTTCCGTGTCGCGCCGCAGGTCGAGGCCGTCAGTGAGGAGGCGATCAGCACCGGCAGGCTCGATGTACTCGCGGCTTCCGTCGCGTCCGTAGAGGCGAAGGGCGAGGTGATCGACTGTACGCTTCGGCTCAGCCGCTCGGGCAGGAGCCTCGATCGCCAATTCGATGCGGTCGTCGTGACGACCGGGCCGGGCCATCGCGGCATTCTGGGCTCGCAAGGCTGGATCGGCGCCCTTGCGGATGCGGGCTATCTCGCCATCGATGCCACAGGGCTCGGCCTTGCCTGCAATACGGCATCGCTGGCGCTCGGCGCTGATGGTAAGACGGCACCGTCGCTGCTCATTTCCGGGCCTTTGGCGCGGGGCACTTTCGGCGAACTTATGGGCCTGCCCGAAGTGGTCGAGCATGCCGTTTTTGTCGCCGAACAGGTGGCGTCGGCGATTGCCCAAAATGCCCCCGAACACACCCAGCGCAAGCATAACAAGCCAAAAGTCGATAGCAGCGCCGCGTAA
- a CDS encoding recombinase family protein, whose amino-acid sequence MARIGYARVSTTDQHLGLQKDALLAAGCERIFEDHGVSGSESKRCGLTGVLRALRKGDVLVVWRLDRLGRSVGHLVQIITRLQKRQIGFRSVTENIDTESAGGRMVFHVLAAMAEFERSIIRERTVAGIAAARARGQRHGRKRSLTDEQCIAASKDIGGGEPWEQVASRLRVHPRTLKRAIAKVYGGVPDGIN is encoded by the coding sequence ATGGCAAGGATTGGATATGCGCGGGTTTCAACAACCGATCAGCATCTCGGTTTGCAGAAGGACGCGCTCCTGGCGGCGGGTTGCGAGCGGATATTTGAGGATCACGGCGTTTCCGGGAGCGAGAGCAAGCGGTGCGGCCTTACTGGTGTCCTGAGAGCGCTGCGCAAGGGAGATGTGCTGGTGGTCTGGCGGCTGGATCGCCTTGGGCGCTCTGTCGGCCATCTGGTCCAGATCATCACCAGACTCCAGAAGAGGCAGATCGGGTTCCGTTCGGTAACGGAAAACATCGACACGGAGTCCGCCGGTGGCCGGATGGTCTTTCATGTTCTGGCGGCGATGGCGGAATTCGAGCGGTCGATCATTCGGGAGCGGACAGTCGCGGGCATCGCGGCAGCACGGGCGCGGGGGCAGCGGCATGGCCGGAAGCGATCCTTGACCGACGAACAATGCATCGCGGCATCCAAGGATATCGGCGGCGGCGAGCCATGGGAGCAGGTGGCCTCCCGGCTCCGTGTCCATCCACGAACCTTGAAGCGCGCCATCGCGAAGGTTTACGGTGGGGTTCCAGACGGCATCAACTAA
- a CDS encoding Rrf2 family transcriptional regulator, protein MLTKKGKYGLKALVDLARLGPGETAFINDIASRNNIPKKFLDTILLELRNAGVLRSKKGPGGGYSLSRPASDIRIGHVIRTLDGPLAPIRCASRTAYEACDDCADPERCHVRRSMTEVRDAIAAILDNMTLEQFVAGGGPGIEIEEQEDYRASNIG, encoded by the coding sequence ATGCTCACGAAAAAAGGAAAATACGGGTTGAAGGCGCTGGTGGACCTGGCACGCCTCGGGCCGGGCGAAACTGCGTTTATCAACGACATCGCGTCCCGCAATAATATCCCGAAGAAATTCCTTGACACCATCCTGTTGGAACTGCGCAATGCCGGCGTGCTGCGCTCGAAGAAGGGGCCAGGCGGCGGCTATTCGCTATCGCGCCCTGCCTCCGATATCCGCATCGGCCATGTCATCCGCACGCTCGACGGTCCGCTCGCGCCGATCCGCTGCGCCAGCCGCACGGCCTATGAAGCCTGCGACGATTGCGCCGATCCGGAGCGCTGTCATGTGCGCCGTTCCATGACGGAAGTCCGCGACGCGATCGCGGCGATTCTCGACAATATGACGCTCGAACAGTTCGTCGCCGGCGGCGGGCCTGGAATCGAAATCGAAGAGCAGGAAGATTATCGCGCTTCGAATATCGGCTAA